A stretch of the Planktothricoides raciborskii GIHE-MW2 genome encodes the following:
- a CDS encoding DUF433 domain-containing protein, with protein MASYSVNLPLQLQEEVEKCALDQGIPPDQFILWAVAEKVAVLQHQFHDRSFPQITYRTGASGSPVAVIRGTRIRVQTIAIAAHQWGMSSKQLAEEYGLTEAQINDALLFYTAHQTEIDRAIATEQEMEAAMSATMRSSNS; from the coding sequence ATGGCATCCTACTCCGTTAACTTGCCGCTTCAACTCCAGGAAGAAGTAGAAAAATGTGCCCTGGATCAAGGCATTCCCCCAGACCAATTTATTCTCTGGGCAGTGGCCGAAAAAGTGGCCGTTCTCCAGCATCAATTCCACGATCGCAGCTTTCCCCAAATCACATATCGCACTGGTGCCAGCGGTAGCCCTGTCGCCGTAATTCGGGGAACCCGAATTAGAGTCCAGACGATTGCGATCGCCGCGCACCAATGGGGAATGTCTTCCAAGCAGCTTGCGGAGGAATATGGGTTAACTGAAGCTCAAATTAACGACGCACTCTTGTTTTATACCGCACATCAAACCGAAATTGACAGAGCGATCGCCACCGAACAGGAGATGGAAGCAGCCATGTCAGCAACTATGCGGTCTAGCAACTCATAA
- a CDS encoding DUF4419 domain-containing protein, with protein sequence MITFSVDSVEKATSPERMTNPKRAIEYRLKTPVESCSEYTGEVVSCSYHPFVNAVHDAYSRHYPLILSPDMFWLLFTQGLAYHINLNSEKMRHYFTDKKAGKEQIKVRRDNFVKGALENPWEEVFADFSQQIKSKIGAENHGNIVTNFSTTGKIEQAANEVVLMDAMQSYFEFLCTTWCGIPEITLEGELSDWQLLRSRILAVGETYDLQWWTDHLSPILDRIVNTAKEVNESTLWSNFYKISKMSGGPFISGWIIQWFPYIQKSNGSIEQNAKFDSLTHPRFPSGLSSAPFKWQYLSEEYDMEFIAGFTSYTQDKKTLALRPKIGWAVREKPALSNAEIFRHYNEEMLNFLRKC encoded by the coding sequence ATGATTACATTCTCAGTGGATTCAGTGGAAAAGGCGACTTCTCCCGAAAGAATGACGAATCCCAAAAGGGCGATCGAATATCGATTAAAAACCCCGGTAGAATCTTGTTCTGAATATACCGGAGAGGTCGTTTCCTGCTCGTATCATCCTTTTGTCAATGCTGTCCATGACGCCTATTCCCGTCATTATCCCTTAATTCTGTCTCCCGATATGTTTTGGCTGCTGTTTACTCAAGGGTTAGCCTACCATATCAATCTTAATTCAGAAAAAATGCGTCATTATTTTACGGACAAAAAAGCAGGCAAAGAACAAATCAAGGTGCGGCGGGATAATTTTGTCAAAGGAGCGTTGGAAAATCCTTGGGAAGAAGTCTTTGCCGATTTTTCCCAGCAAATCAAATCAAAAATTGGGGCAGAAAATCATGGGAATATTGTCACCAATTTTAGCACAACGGGCAAAATAGAGCAAGCCGCTAACGAAGTGGTGTTAATGGATGCCATGCAAAGTTATTTTGAGTTTCTTTGTACAACTTGGTGCGGGATTCCCGAAATCACTTTAGAGGGAGAATTGTCAGATTGGCAGTTGTTGCGATCGCGGATTCTTGCCGTAGGGGAAACTTACGATTTGCAATGGTGGACTGACCACTTATCACCCATCCTCGATCGCATTGTCAACACCGCAAAAGAAGTAAATGAGTCAACCTTATGGAGTAATTTCTATAAAATCTCCAAAATGAGCGGCGGTCCCTTTATTAGCGGTTGGATTATCCAGTGGTTTCCTTATATTCAAAAGAGTAATGGCAGCATAGAACAAAATGCTAAATTTGACAGTTTGACTCATCCTCGATTCCCTAGCGGTTTATCTTCTGCGCCCTTTAAATGGCAGTATTTATCGGAAGAGTATGACATGGAATTTATTGCCGGTTTTACTTCCTATACTCAAGATAAAAAAACCCTGGCATTGCGACCAAAAATTGGCTGGGCAGTGCGGGAAAAACCCGCCCTTTCTAATGCCGAAATTTTTCGCCATTACAATGAGGAAATGTTAAATTTTTTACGAAAATGTTGA
- a CDS encoding AAA-like domain-containing protein, protein MSENSINFTEASQIADQVVFEQTGKHLTDLEITIFRGAWQNQTYEEMAVNTDYTASYLHRIVGQKLWERLSAALGEKVSKKNFKTALERKLRQNKQAANDAAKIDSAEETYVERPPLESRCYETLLQPGSLIRIKAPAGMGKTLLSLRMLEGVATQNYRTVYLNLNLAAETEFSNLDKFLQWFCVIVGKKMRVQNQLADYWDDRYSSSTVNCTEYFEQYLLPCEDSPLVLCLDEVERIFPYHQVAEGFLGLLRAWHEDAKINETWKQLRLMVVHATEVYIPLNINQSPFNVGVPVELPEFKPQQIRDLARCYGLEWNLNQVNQLMKMVGGHPHLVQQALSQLRVYQQLTLDQLLADAPTEAGIYSHHLRENLLSLQKHPDLLEALKQVVFAAKPVRLDSTIAYKLQSMGLVQMQGNDCTPRCDLYGQYFRDRLGN, encoded by the coding sequence ATGTCAGAAAACAGCATAAATTTTACCGAAGCATCGCAAATTGCGGATCAGGTAGTTTTTGAGCAAACCGGCAAACATCTCACGGACTTAGAAATCACAATTTTTCGGGGGGCATGGCAGAATCAAACCTATGAGGAAATGGCCGTGAATACTGACTATACAGCCAGTTATTTACATCGCATTGTCGGCCAAAAACTCTGGGAAAGACTCTCCGCAGCCTTGGGAGAAAAAGTTAGTAAAAAAAATTTTAAAACCGCCTTAGAAAGAAAGTTACGCCAAAACAAACAAGCGGCAAACGATGCCGCGAAAATAGATTCGGCTGAAGAAACTTATGTGGAACGTCCCCCCCTAGAATCTCGCTGTTATGAAACATTACTCCAACCGGGTTCTCTAATTAGAATTAAAGCCCCAGCGGGCATGGGCAAAACTTTACTCAGTTTAAGAATGTTGGAAGGAGTCGCTACCCAAAATTACCGCACGGTTTATTTAAATTTAAATCTGGCGGCAGAAACAGAATTTAGTAATTTAGATAAATTTCTGCAATGGTTTTGCGTGATTGTGGGTAAAAAAATGCGGGTGCAAAATCAGTTAGCGGATTATTGGGACGATCGCTATTCTAGTAGTACGGTGAATTGTACGGAATACTTTGAACAATATTTATTACCCTGCGAGGACAGTCCCTTAGTCTTGTGTTTAGATGAAGTAGAACGGATTTTTCCTTATCATCAAGTAGCGGAAGGTTTTTTAGGATTGTTGCGAGCTTGGCATGAAGATGCTAAGATTAATGAAACCTGGAAACAATTAAGATTGATGGTGGTTCACGCCACTGAAGTTTATATTCCCCTAAATATTAATCAGTCTCCCTTTAATGTGGGGGTGCCGGTGGAATTACCAGAGTTTAAACCTCAACAAATCCGCGATTTAGCCCGTTGCTATGGGTTGGAATGGAACCTGAATCAAGTGAATCAATTAATGAAAATGGTCGGAGGTCATCCGCACCTAGTACAACAAGCCCTTTCTCAGTTGCGAGTTTATCAGCAACTTACCCTAGATCAATTGTTAGCGGATGCCCCAACGGAGGCGGGAATTTATAGCCATCATCTGCGGGAAAATTTGTTAAGCTTACAAAAACATCCCGATTTACTAGAAGCGTTGAAACAAGTGGTTTTTGCGGCAAAACCTGTCCGCTTAGATTCCACGATCGCCTATAAGTTACAAAGTATGGGTTTAGTACAAATGCAGGGCAATGATTGCACCCCGCGCTGTGATTTGTATGGTCAATATTTTCGCGATCGCCTAGGCAATTAA
- a CDS encoding Calx-beta domain-containing protein — MNTQQTLEQALEIAKQRLSLFATDPEFLSKMQVAFGDAWETNQGITFGQAWQTADFSIIPPIEIRPAADINGASGAYAGATNTIYISAEFLSQNATNLEPVTRVLLEEIGHAVDWQLNEYDTPGDEGAIFSALASGAVLSEGQLGQLRGEDDTAMVSLDGQNLQIQQAVPINPGDYAALQALYNSTDGANWTNKTGWDFSNPSPDASVVDGWWGVYVSTTTGRVTSLVLSDNNLSGTIPPELGNLSSLQELYLYNNNLSGSIPPELGNLSSLKYLSLYNNNLSGSISPELGNLSSLQELGLFENNLSGSIPPELGNLSSLKYLSLGGNNLSGSIPPELGNLSSLQELWLYDSTLSGSIPPELGNLSSLERLYLSENNLSGSIPPELGNLSSLQKLDLGNNNLSGSIPPELGNLSSLTELYLFINNLSGSIPPELGNLSSLQYLFLDSNSLSGSVPESVSNLLPSLIDYNLGDLLTGATLSINDRQLPEGNNGTTNATFTVTLSEAATETVTVSYTTADDTATAGVDYTATTGTLTFNPGETEKTITVPIIGDTEVEPDETFKVTLSNPTGATLADSEAIGTITNDDANGLSITDVQLPEGNSGNPNGFVFQVTLPQPSTETVTVNYATADGTATAGEDYQANSGTLTFNPGTTEKGISVWVNPDTTVEPDETFKVNLSNAVGAIIADGEGIATLTNDDTASSTPQQPVIPTQPVSSTIAPVLPSLTLGNNGQQPKPKNPDPLDFSNPNHTITYGPLMLKMVGDDEFAIKSTGFSGLGANVQIGLKPTQGETFKPLFTLIDGDIVGHNGNIQAHGQIKANIDGKNELLFYGTFDIDPGKTETSEIKQEFAFGEPALDIAGCEIYYDKLSFVNPNGGSTADSNLAVDGGIIIPEEVFGVELGIPFASPQDSQAIKIEQSGPNSQLVQIEQSRPNAQSFTQPANTFAQGSLAQQIAQTSGGQVPILLEQSFWDSANSLQFGKIISVERDAQGKITKGTISQTEEFPLLKKLGVNLTDITAEASGDELKLTGDIKLPKVFDATIKLSGDNYLKIIPKYQEYETVHGNNWQGAPKTFTGKFKTELKADASIGAVQFGSSGWGLESASLSIDTPAETMSLKGELKMPSFNVEAGVDFLDWQPNAVLVGLKNLNKPIGNSGAFFQSIGASLTNFSAAAQEQQLPITLGGFFGLTAGPQINVTLPGWLTKWIKSESNAKSTELSTKKVSLNKEQRNNPKLPGLKKLELTDKGGSKPADDATSLASLDVIGEINKDKVKVNGIVEVLEGLVTAEGDATLKWGDPTNNWQGGYFQANFSQQSFGGTLENKGGFSVNLNTTAFNLYHQAKGTLPKEVPLLGGKEVGSLNMLIQYSKNDYQSDNDYFAFWVTVDVLKNLGLKESEVGARVWLNQLPQGKKDRVQLIGVNQIQPITDARQTAFPNQFSAQGSFNDTTWIVEGPTLAEATLTQLIEDSLQNAQNQLQNFAKSDDFTRQMQLAFGAELDETTTENFRQIWQGGELGNLPSIEIISATEMNGAAGAFATATDTIYLSAEFLSHHAENIPAITKVLLEEIGHALDDRLNAEDTPGDEGEIFSALVRGETLSPEQLARLQAEDDGITIELNQQETNIERSDVNSEATFAIAPDTPYILLFAEWENEANNVPVQIQAPDGTIYTEADFANLENIAVVEELTHSTKKAIAIAKPEAGNWTVQLPETSNLGNLELTALGGTHAPEIQLTSPAQDVTGPNVTIDYSAFDKDSDAKISLFYDDDREGFNGLLITDNLGETDGPGSYTWDTSEISTGDYYIYAMIDDGESVPQFAYAPGRVRIVEAGAPDTVETLNATWTGGNEVKLTWSEVENADYYRISYTDDPTAEAYSESTPTNSNETELTLTDLTPGKTYRFVVQAVDSEYRSSPFSEPAIASIGEPEPTADGWNLIATEGTTYNTLIPFDSGDTLTLVSGPEGATLNPETGEFSWDVPDTATGAFELLIHATDSNGQLDIIRRQIIIPGKPVMGTPEIDELHGSNASDTILGLDSNDQIYGVGGNNFLNGNLGDDTVEGGNGNDTIHGGKDNDTLMGHSQNDILCGDLGDDFLNGNQGNDTLYGGDDKDTLHGGQGNDFLLGGTGNDSLCGDLGNDFLNGNEGDDILNGGDGDDTLHGGKDNDNLLGGTGNDSLCGDLGNDLLNGNEGDDTLLGGDGDDSLYGGKDQDSLSGGAGKDFLWGDLGNDTLSGEENNDTLQGGGGSDLLSGDAGNDILIGVNPDAPNSEPEIDTLTGGEGADTFVLGDATTAYCIAAGGDDYALITDFDLNADMLQLHGRSTDYRIAELSKVIGHYSGLQGEQDIVQTDAQIFRTTNGQDELIAVVQGVANLSLDSGAFSFV; from the coding sequence ATGAATACTCAACAAACCCTAGAACAAGCCCTAGAAATCGCCAAACAACGCCTGAGTCTATTCGCTACAGACCCGGAATTCCTGAGCAAAATGCAGGTGGCTTTTGGGGACGCTTGGGAGACCAACCAGGGGATTACCTTCGGTCAGGCTTGGCAAACGGCGGATTTTAGCATTATTCCGCCCATTGAAATTCGTCCTGCTGCTGATATCAATGGAGCCAGTGGCGCTTATGCTGGGGCGACGAACACTATATATATAAGTGCAGAATTCCTCAGCCAAAATGCTACCAACCTGGAGCCCGTCACCCGCGTTCTTCTGGAAGAAATCGGTCATGCGGTGGACTGGCAGTTGAATGAATACGACACCCCAGGGGATGAAGGGGCGATATTTTCGGCGTTGGCAAGTGGTGCGGTGCTTTCCGAGGGTCAGTTAGGGCAGTTGCGGGGAGAAGATGATACGGCAATGGTGAGTTTGGATGGGCAAAATCTGCAAATCCAGCAAGCTGTGCCGATTAACCCTGGTGACTATGCGGCATTACAAGCACTTTACAATAGCACCGATGGGGCGAATTGGACTAACAAGACGGGCTGGGATTTTAGCAACCCTTCCCCCGATGCTTCGGTGGTTGATGGTTGGTGGGGAGTATATGTCAGTACTACGACGGGTCGGGTGACATCGCTCGTCCTGTCCGACAACAACCTGAGCGGGACAATTCCCCCGGAACTGGGCAATTTGAGTTCTTTGCAAGAGCTCTACCTGTACAACAACAACCTAAGCGGGTCTATTCCCCCGGAACTGGGCAATTTGAGTTCTTTGAAATATCTCTCCCTGTACAACAACAACCTAAGCGGGTCTATTTCCCCGGAACTGGGCAATTTGAGTTCTTTGCAAGAGCTTGGGCTGTTCGAAAACAACCTAAGCGGGTCAATTCCCCCGGAACTGGGCAATTTGAGTTCTTTGAAATATCTCTCCCTGGGCGGCAACAACCTGAGCGGGTCAATTCCCCCGGAACTAGGCAATTTGAGTTCTTTGCAAGAGCTCTGGCTGTACGACAGCACCCTGAGCGGGTCAATTCCCCCGGAACTGGGCAATTTGAGTTCTTTGGAACGGCTCTACCTGTCCGAAAACAACCTAAGCGGGTCAATTCCCCCGGAACTGGGCAATTTGAGTTCTTTGCAAAAGCTCGACCTGGGCAACAACAACCTAAGCGGGTCAATTCCCCCGGAACTGGGCAATTTGAGTTCTTTGACAGAGCTCTACCTGTTCATCAACAACCTAAGCGGGTCAATTCCCCCGGAACTGGGCAATTTGAGTTCTTTGCAATATCTCTTCCTAGACAGCAACAGCCTGAGCGGGTCTGTTCCAGAATCCGTTAGTAACCTATTACCCTCTTTAATTGATTACAATCTGGGTGACTTACTCACAGGTGCAACCCTATCCATTAACGATCGCCAACTCCCAGAAGGCAACAACGGCACCACCAACGCCACCTTCACCGTCACCCTATCCGAAGCTGCCACCGAAACCGTTACCGTCAGCTACACCACTGCGGATGATACCGCCACTGCCGGAGTTGACTACACCGCCACCACTGGCACTCTCACCTTTAACCCCGGAGAAACCGAAAAAACCATCACCGTTCCCATCATTGGCGACACGGAAGTAGAACCTGACGAAACCTTCAAAGTCACTCTCAGCAACCCCACCGGCGCCACCCTTGCCGACTCCGAAGCCATTGGCACCATTACCAATGATGACGCCAACGGTCTATCCATTACCGATGTCCAACTCCCAGAAGGGAATAGTGGCAACCCCAACGGATTCGTTTTCCAAGTCACCTTACCCCAACCCAGCACCGAAACCGTCACCGTCAACTATGCCACGGCGGACGGAACTGCCACGGCAGGGGAAGACTATCAAGCCAACAGCGGCACTCTGACTTTTAACCCAGGGACCACAGAAAAAGGAATTTCCGTCTGGGTCAACCCGGACACCACCGTAGAACCTGACGAAACCTTCAAAGTCAATCTCAGTAATGCGGTTGGTGCCATTATTGCTGATGGCGAAGGCATCGCTACTCTGACAAACGACGATACTGCCTCAAGTACCCCACAGCAGCCGGTTATTCCCACACAGCCGGTGAGTTCCACCATTGCACCTGTTTTGCCAAGTCTGACTCTGGGAAATAATGGGCAACAACCAAAACCTAAGAATCCTGACCCCTTGGACTTCAGCAACCCCAACCACACCATCACCTATGGCCCTTTGATGCTGAAAATGGTGGGGGATGATGAATTTGCCATCAAATCCACAGGCTTTAGTGGTTTGGGTGCCAACGTGCAAATCGGGCTAAAACCCACCCAAGGGGAAACTTTCAAACCCCTATTTACCTTAATCGATGGCGATATCGTAGGACACAACGGGAATATCCAGGCTCACGGACAAATCAAAGCCAACATTGACGGCAAAAACGAACTCCTATTCTATGGCACCTTCGATATTGACCCCGGAAAAACCGAAACCTCGGAAATCAAGCAAGAGTTTGCCTTTGGAGAACCGGCCCTAGACATTGCTGGCTGTGAAATTTACTACGACAAACTCTCCTTCGTCAACCCCAACGGCGGCTCAACTGCGGACTCCAATCTCGCCGTTGATGGCGGTATCATTATCCCAGAGGAAGTCTTTGGAGTTGAGCTAGGCATTCCCTTCGCTTCTCCTCAAGACTCTCAGGCCATCAAAATCGAACAAAGTGGTCCTAATTCCCAACTTGTTCAAATCGAACAAAGTCGTCCTAATGCTCAATCTTTTACTCAACCGGCCAACACTTTTGCCCAAGGTTCACTGGCTCAACAAATTGCTCAAACTTCTGGTGGTCAAGTCCCCATTCTTCTGGAACAATCATTCTGGGACTCGGCAAATTCCTTGCAGTTTGGCAAAATAATTTCTGTAGAACGCGATGCTCAGGGCAAAATTACCAAAGGTACTATAAGCCAAACTGAAGAATTTCCTTTGTTGAAGAAGTTGGGAGTCAATCTCACAGATATAACAGCAGAAGCATCAGGAGATGAACTGAAATTAACAGGAGACATAAAGCTTCCTAAAGTATTTGATGCCACCATCAAATTGAGCGGGGATAACTATCTAAAAATTATTCCTAAGTATCAAGAATATGAGACAGTACATGGAAATAATTGGCAAGGCGCACCAAAAACTTTTACCGGCAAATTCAAAACTGAACTCAAAGCAGATGCTTCCATTGGTGCAGTCCAGTTTGGTAGCTCCGGCTGGGGATTAGAATCGGCAAGCCTTTCAATTGATACCCCAGCAGAAACTATGAGCCTGAAAGGTGAACTGAAGATGCCTTCCTTTAATGTGGAAGCTGGGGTTGATTTCTTAGACTGGCAACCTAACGCGGTTCTGGTAGGGCTGAAAAACTTAAATAAGCCCATTGGTAATAGTGGGGCATTTTTCCAAAGTATTGGGGCAAGCCTAACTAATTTCTCAGCAGCGGCTCAAGAGCAACAGTTACCGATAACTTTAGGTGGATTTTTTGGTCTGACAGCAGGGCCACAAATTAATGTCACCCTTCCTGGCTGGTTGACCAAGTGGATAAAATCAGAATCAAATGCAAAATCAACAGAATTAAGCACCAAAAAAGTCAGCCTTAACAAAGAGCAGAGAAACAACCCGAAACTGCCAGGACTTAAGAAATTGGAACTGACAGATAAAGGTGGTTCTAAGCCTGCCGATGATGCAACGTCCTTAGCTTCTCTAGACGTTATTGGTGAAATCAACAAAGACAAAGTGAAAGTCAACGGCATTGTTGAAGTCCTAGAAGGATTAGTAACTGCTGAAGGCGATGCTACATTAAAATGGGGCGATCCTACAAATAATTGGCAAGGTGGATATTTCCAAGCCAACTTTAGCCAGCAATCTTTCGGTGGAACGTTGGAAAATAAAGGAGGCTTTTCTGTCAACCTAAATACAACTGCGTTTAATCTATACCATCAAGCAAAGGGAACTCTTCCCAAAGAAGTTCCTTTACTGGGCGGAAAGGAAGTAGGTTCGCTGAATATGCTGATCCAATACAGCAAAAATGATTATCAATCTGACAATGATTATTTTGCTTTCTGGGTCACTGTAGATGTATTGAAGAATTTGGGACTGAAGGAGTCAGAAGTCGGTGCGCGAGTTTGGTTAAACCAGCTTCCTCAAGGAAAAAAAGACCGAGTTCAGTTAATCGGTGTAAACCAAATCCAGCCAATCACGGACGCTCGTCAAACGGCATTCCCCAATCAATTTTCAGCCCAAGGGTCTTTCAACGACACCACCTGGATAGTCGAAGGTCCGACTTTGGCTGAGGCAACCCTGACGCAACTCATCGAAGATTCATTGCAAAATGCCCAAAATCAACTGCAAAACTTTGCGAAATCCGATGACTTCACCCGGCAAATGCAGTTAGCATTTGGAGCAGAGTTAGACGAGACGACAACCGAAAACTTCCGTCAAATCTGGCAGGGGGGTGAATTAGGCAACTTACCTTCTATAGAAATCATCTCTGCCACGGAAATGAATGGTGCTGCCGGTGCTTTTGCCACGGCTACTGATACTATTTATTTGTCCGCCGAATTTCTCAGTCATCACGCTGAAAATATTCCTGCTATTACTAAAGTGTTGCTGGAAGAAATCGGTCATGCCTTGGACGATCGCCTGAATGCAGAAGACACCCCCGGGGACGAAGGGGAAATTTTCTCTGCCCTAGTACGTGGTGAAACATTATCTCCTGAGCAATTAGCGCGACTGCAAGCGGAAGACGACGGCATCACCATTGAGCTAAATCAACAAGAAACGAACATCGAACGTTCTGACGTTAATTCCGAAGCCACTTTCGCCATTGCCCCGGACACTCCTTATATTCTCCTATTTGCCGAATGGGAAAACGAAGCCAACAATGTCCCTGTTCAAATTCAAGCGCCTGATGGCACAATCTATACTGAAGCCGATTTTGCCAACTTAGAAAATATTGCTGTAGTTGAAGAACTGACTCACAGCACAAAGAAAGCCATTGCTATTGCCAAACCTGAAGCGGGCAACTGGACTGTTCAACTTCCCGAAACATCTAATCTTGGCAACCTCGAACTCACGGCTCTCGGTGGCACCCATGCCCCGGAAATCCAACTCACCTCCCCGGCCCAAGATGTCACCGGCCCCAATGTCACCATTGACTACAGCGCCTTTGACAAAGACTCCGACGCCAAAATCAGCCTATTCTACGATGACGATCGCGAAGGCTTCAACGGCTTACTCATCACCGACAACCTCGGGGAAACCGACGGCCCCGGCAGCTATACTTGGGATACCTCGGAAATTTCCACCGGCGACTATTATATCTACGCCATGATAGACGACGGCGAAAGCGTCCCGCAATTCGCTTATGCCCCCGGTCGCGTCCGCATCGTGGAAGCCGGTGCCCCGGACACTGTAGAAACCCTCAATGCCACCTGGACTGGCGGCAACGAAGTCAAACTCACCTGGTCTGAAGTAGAAAACGCGGACTACTACCGCATCAGCTACACCGATGACCCCACCGCTGAAGCCTACAGCGAAAGCACTCCCACCAACAGCAACGAAACCGAACTCACTCTCACCGACCTCACTCCCGGTAAAACCTATCGGTTCGTTGTCCAAGCCGTCGATAGCGAATATCGCAGCAGTCCGTTTAGCGAACCTGCCATTGCCTCCATTGGCGAACCAGAACCCACCGCCGACGGTTGGAACCTCATCGCCACCGAAGGCACTACCTACAATACCCTCATCCCCTTTGACTCGGGCGATACTCTCACCCTAGTCTCAGGACCAGAAGGGGCAACCCTCAATCCCGAAACCGGCGAATTCTCCTGGGATGTTCCAGACACCGCCACAGGAGCCTTTGAACTGCTCATCCATGCCACCGACAGCAACGGACAACTGGACATCATCCGCCGTCAAATCATCATCCCTGGCAAACCCGTCATGGGCACCCCAGAAATTGACGAACTCCACGGCAGCAATGCCTCGGATACTATCCTCGGTTTGGATAGCAATGACCAAATTTATGGCGTCGGTGGCAACAACTTCCTGAATGGCAACCTGGGCGACGACACGGTAGAAGGAGGTAATGGCAACGATACCATTCACGGCGGTAAAGACAACGATACCCTGATGGGTCATAGCCAGAACGATATCCTCTGCGGCGACTTAGGGGATGATTTCCTCAACGGCAACCAAGGGAATGACACCCTCTATGGCGGTGACGACAAGGATACCTTACATGGCGGCCAAGGGAACGATTTCCTCCTCGGTGGCACTGGCAACGACTCCCTCTGTGGCGACCTCGGCAACGACTTCCTCAACGGCAACGAAGGGGATGATATCCTCAACGGTGGTGACGGAGACGACACCTTACATGGCGGCAAAGATAACGATAACCTCCTGGGTGGCACGGGCAACGATTCCCTCTGTGGCGACTTGGGCAACGATTTGCTTAACGGCAATGAAGGGGATGATACCCTCCTCGGTGGCGACGGAGACGATAGCCTCTACGGTGGTAAAGACCAAGATAGCCTCTCTGGTGGGGCTGGTAAAGACTTTCTCTGGGGAGACTTGGGCAACGACACTCTCTCTGGTGAGGAAAATAACGACACCTTACAAGGGGGTGGCGGTAGCGACCTCCTCTCCGGGGACGCTGGCAACGATATTTTAATCGGCGTTAATCCCGATGCCCCCAATTCTGAGCCGGAAATCGATACCCTCACCGGGGGAGAAGGGGCCGATACCTTTGTCTTGGGTGATGCGACCACTGCCTACTGTATTGCAGCGGGTGGTGATGACTATGCCCTGATTACCGATTTTGACCTGAATGCCGATATGCTGCAACTGCATGGTCGTTCTACAGACTATCGGATTGCGGAACTGTCCAAGGTCATTGGTCACTATAGCGGTCTGCAAGGCGAACAGGATATCGTCCAAACCGATGCTCAGATTTTCCGCACAACTAATGGTCAAGATGAGTTGATTGCGGTGGTTCAGGGAGTGGCGAACCTGAGTCTGGATAGTGGTGCGTTTAGTTTTGTGTAA
- a CDS encoding histidine decarboxylase, with protein sequence MIVAENTITSRLDHYKQDLIEKISLHAGYPYNLTYDYSKIMQFLDFSINNLGDPFIRSNYQIDSREFEQEALAFFAQLYQAEDWWGYVTNGGTEGNFYGLLLGRETYPEGILYASEDSHYSVAKAARFFQIPHAVVKSQSHGEMDYNDLEIQLDPNRPAIINLNIGTTVKGAVDDLGKVLAVLKAKNIQNFYIHCDGALGGMLLPYLAPGRINFNLPIHSLAISGHKFIGCPFPCGVVLTRKKLVDKLATNIEYIGSKDTTLSGSRNGHAPLFLWYAIMQRQHLFESEAHWCVNKAVYLYEQLKEAGLFCLLNPYSTTVVFDKPPAAIVAKWQLATAGNLAHVVVMQNHSYELLDRIVADMAASISCSVAIALSISV encoded by the coding sequence ATGATAGTTGCAGAAAACACCATCACCAGTCGGCTCGATCACTACAAACAAGATTTGATTGAAAAAATATCACTTCACGCTGGATATCCATACAATCTAACCTATGATTACAGCAAAATCATGCAGTTTTTGGATTTTTCTATAAACAACTTGGGCGATCCATTTATTCGGTCTAATTACCAAATAGATAGCCGGGAGTTTGAGCAAGAAGCGTTGGCATTTTTTGCCCAACTTTATCAAGCGGAAGACTGGTGGGGATACGTTACCAACGGCGGCACAGAAGGAAACTTCTATGGTTTATTGCTGGGAAGAGAAACTTATCCAGAGGGGATTTTGTATGCTTCTGAAGATTCTCACTATTCTGTTGCCAAAGCAGCGCGGTTTTTCCAAATCCCTCACGCGGTTGTTAAATCCCAATCTCATGGCGAAATGGATTACAATGACCTAGAAATTCAACTAGACCCAAATCGCCCAGCAATTATCAACCTTAATATCGGCACCACAGTCAAAGGTGCGGTGGATGACCTAGGGAAAGTTTTAGCAGTGCTAAAGGCTAAAAACATTCAAAATTTTTATATTCATTGTGATGGAGCGCTGGGGGGAATGCTGCTGCCATATCTCGCTCCTGGTCGAATCAATTTTAACTTGCCAATTCACAGCCTAGCAATTTCCGGTCATAAATTCATCGGCTGCCCCTTTCCCTGCGGTGTTGTGCTGACTCGCAAAAAACTGGTGGATAAATTGGCGACTAACATTGAATATATCGGCTCCAAAGATACTACTTTATCTGGGTCTCGCAACGGCCATGCACCGCTATTTTTGTGGTACGCAATTATGCAGCGGCAGCATTTATTTGAGAGTGAAGCCCACTGGTGCGTTAACAAAGCTGTCTATTTGTACGAACAGTTAAAAGAAGCGGGGTTGTTTTGCTTGCTAAATCCTTATTCTACCACAGTTGTTTTTGACAAACCACCCGCTGCAATTGTGGCTAAGTGGCAGCTTGCGACAGCAGGCAATTTAGCTCATGTGGTGGTGATGCAAAATCATAGTTATGAGTTGCTAGACCGCATAGTTGCTGACATGGCTGCTTCCATCTCCTGTTCGGTGGCGATCGCTCTGTCAATTTCGGTTTGA